A genomic segment from Deltaproteobacteria bacterium encodes:
- the selA gene encoding L-seryl-tRNA(Sec) selenium transferase, giving the protein MPNPRRAIPSVERLLSAPAGAALAARYRREHVVETTRTVLDDVRRTAGDGGRVPPDEEILERVRTRLEEASTPRLRRVINATGVVLHTNLGRAPLAEEAVTALADAARAAVNLELDLASGRRGDRDTLLADDLGTLTGAEASLVVNNNAAAVLLVLDTLAGGREVVVSRGELIEIGGAFRMPDIMARSGARLREVGTTNRTHADDYRRAIGPDTALLLKVHTSNYRIVGFTASVELAELVALGRASGIPVVEDLGSGALVDLAAWGLPREPVVRERIAAGADLVTFSGDKLLGGPQAGIIVGRRDFVARLASNPLRRALRPDKLTIAALGATLRLYRESPDLAATLPTFRLLTRPVADMEAVGRAAAPLVAARLGPGYRVEVVAADGEVGSGAVPVVPLPSRALVIDHPDVPAERIAARFRAARPPVIGRVHDGRFLLDLRAIFDAHELAVDLG; this is encoded by the coding sequence ATGCCGAACCCGCGCCGGGCCATCCCGTCCGTGGAGCGGCTGCTGAGCGCCCCGGCCGGCGCCGCGCTGGCGGCCCGCTACCGGCGGGAGCACGTGGTCGAGACCACGCGGACGGTCCTCGACGACGTCCGTCGCACGGCGGGGGACGGCGGCCGCGTGCCGCCGGACGAGGAGATCCTCGAGCGCGTTCGGACGCGCCTGGAAGAAGCTTCCACGCCGCGCCTGAGGCGCGTCATCAACGCGACGGGCGTGGTCCTGCACACCAACCTCGGGCGCGCGCCGCTCGCCGAGGAGGCGGTCACGGCGCTCGCGGACGCGGCGCGCGCCGCCGTGAACCTCGAGCTCGACCTCGCGAGCGGGCGGCGCGGCGACCGGGACACGCTGCTCGCCGACGACCTCGGGACGCTTACCGGCGCGGAGGCGAGCCTGGTGGTGAACAACAACGCGGCGGCCGTCCTCCTGGTCCTCGACACGCTCGCCGGGGGCCGCGAGGTCGTGGTGTCGCGCGGCGAGCTGATCGAGATCGGCGGCGCCTTCCGGATGCCCGACATCATGGCGAGGAGCGGCGCTCGGTTGCGCGAGGTGGGGACGACGAACCGCACGCACGCCGACGACTACCGCCGCGCCATCGGCCCCGACACGGCGCTCCTGCTGAAGGTCCACACCAGCAACTACCGGATCGTCGGCTTCACCGCCTCGGTCGAGCTCGCCGAGCTGGTCGCGCTCGGGCGCGCGTCGGGCATCCCGGTGGTGGAGGACCTCGGCAGCGGCGCGCTCGTCGACCTCGCCGCCTGGGGGTTGCCGCGCGAGCCCGTGGTCCGCGAGCGCATCGCGGCCGGCGCCGACCTGGTGACGTTCAGCGGCGACAAGCTGCTCGGCGGGCCGCAGGCGGGCATCATCGTCGGTCGCCGGGACTTCGTCGCTCGCCTCGCGTCGAACCCGCTTCGCCGGGCGCTCCGCCCCGACAAGCTCACCATCGCGGCGCTCGGCGCCACCCTCCGTCTCTACCGCGAGTCGCCCGACCTCGCGGCCACCCTGCCGACGTTCCGGCTCCTGACGCGCCCCGTCGCCGACATGGAGGCGGTCGGCCGGGCGGCGGCGCCGCTGGTCGCGGCGCGCCTCGGACCCGGCTACCGCGTCGAGGTGGTCGCGGCCGATGGCGAGGTCGGCAGCGGCGCCGTACCCGTCGTGCCGCTCCCGAGCCGTGCGCTCGTGATCGACCACCCCGACGTCCCCGCCGAGCGCATCGCCGCCCGCTTCCGGGCCGCCCGCCCGCCCGTGATCGGCCGCGTCCACGACGGTCGCTTCCTGCTCGACCTGCGCGCCATCTTCGACGCCCACGAGCTCGCCGTCGACCTCGGCTGA
- the selB gene encoding selenocysteine-specific translation elongation factor: protein MPLIIGTAGHIDHGKTSLIRALTGQDTDRLKEEKERGISIDLGFAYLEGPGGARAGIVDVPGHERFIRNMLAGAHGMDLVLFTVAADDGVMPQTEEHLDILHLLGVRRGIFVLTKIDLVDAPRVAAVREEIEILTLDTTLEGAPIIPVSTLTGEGLDLLRAEIASQLAAPPGPAPPGYFRMPVDRAFVMRGHGVVVTGTAIAGTVSEGDTVRVLPGAERARVRSLESHGVPVRSAGHGQRVAMNLAGVEREDLGRGHVVCDERIERVTDRLDAWVEVRSAARRPLSSHGRVRFHLGTAEVIGKLIVLGGGSALEPRTSGWAQIALAEPVLGMRGDRFILRDETARGTLGGGEVVNPFAARHRRSEGQLLERLQALRRSDQATAARAFLELAPEFASDLATVGQALNLREEEARAALAAAPGVVPIPEGSSPEAYTTEAMWRRLEESAVGAVAAAHREQPLAPGLDMESLRTGLPWDVPPRIFRWCIDRLVGAGRLLREESVVRSPEHRVRLGADARALGERVERLLAEGRFTPPDLRQIEEATGVGRSPLGEVLGVLESEGRITRIAPDLYYARGAAEEAKAIVVEHCRRHGDITAATFRDLIGASRKFAIAFLDWCDRTGVTVRVGDLRKLRR, encoded by the coding sequence ATGCCCCTCATCATCGGGACGGCGGGGCACATCGACCACGGCAAGACGTCGCTCATCCGGGCGCTCACCGGGCAGGATACCGATCGCCTGAAGGAGGAGAAGGAGCGCGGCATCTCGATCGACCTCGGCTTCGCCTACCTCGAAGGGCCGGGAGGGGCGCGGGCGGGGATCGTCGACGTGCCCGGCCACGAGCGGTTCATCCGCAACATGCTCGCCGGCGCGCATGGCATGGACCTCGTCCTCTTCACGGTGGCGGCCGACGACGGGGTGATGCCGCAGACCGAGGAGCACCTCGATATCCTGCACCTCCTCGGCGTCCGGCGCGGCATCTTCGTGCTCACCAAGATCGACCTGGTGGACGCGCCACGCGTGGCGGCCGTGCGCGAGGAGATCGAGATCCTCACGCTCGACACGACGCTCGAAGGCGCGCCCATCATCCCCGTGTCGACGCTGACGGGCGAGGGACTCGACCTGCTCCGCGCCGAGATCGCGTCGCAGCTCGCGGCCCCGCCCGGGCCGGCGCCGCCCGGCTACTTTCGCATGCCCGTCGACCGTGCCTTCGTGATGCGGGGGCACGGGGTCGTGGTCACCGGCACGGCGATCGCGGGCACCGTGTCCGAGGGCGACACGGTGCGCGTGCTCCCTGGCGCGGAGCGGGCCCGGGTGCGCAGCCTCGAGAGTCACGGTGTGCCCGTGCGGAGCGCCGGGCACGGCCAGCGGGTCGCCATGAACCTCGCCGGCGTCGAGCGGGAGGACCTCGGCCGCGGCCACGTCGTCTGCGACGAGCGGATCGAGCGCGTGACCGACCGGCTCGACGCCTGGGTCGAGGTCCGGTCCGCAGCCCGCCGCCCCCTCTCGAGCCACGGCCGGGTGCGGTTCCACCTGGGCACCGCTGAGGTCATCGGCAAGCTCATCGTGCTGGGCGGCGGGTCGGCGCTCGAGCCGCGGACGAGCGGCTGGGCGCAGATCGCGCTCGCCGAGCCCGTGCTCGGCATGCGCGGCGACCGCTTCATCCTGCGCGACGAGACGGCGCGCGGGACGCTCGGTGGGGGCGAGGTGGTGAACCCGTTCGCGGCTCGCCATCGCCGGAGCGAGGGCCAGCTGCTCGAACGGCTCCAGGCGCTGCGCCGGAGCGACCAGGCGACGGCTGCCCGAGCCTTCCTCGAGCTCGCGCCCGAGTTCGCCAGCGACCTCGCCACCGTCGGGCAGGCGCTGAACCTGCGCGAGGAGGAGGCCAGGGCGGCGCTGGCCGCGGCGCCCGGCGTCGTGCCGATCCCCGAGGGATCGAGCCCGGAGGCGTACACCACCGAGGCCATGTGGCGGCGCCTCGAGGAGAGCGCGGTCGGCGCGGTTGCGGCTGCCCATCGGGAGCAGCCGCTCGCGCCCGGGCTCGACATGGAGAGCCTGCGCACGGGCCTGCCGTGGGACGTACCGCCGCGCATCTTCCGCTGGTGCATCGACCGGCTGGTCGGGGCCGGACGGCTCCTCCGGGAGGAGAGCGTGGTGCGCTCGCCGGAGCATCGGGTGAGGCTCGGCGCGGACGCCCGGGCCCTCGGCGAGCGCGTCGAGCGCCTGCTCGCCGAGGGGCGCTTCACGCCTCCCGATCTCCGGCAGATCGAGGAGGCGACGGGCGTGGGCCGGAGCCCGCTCGGCGAGGTGCTCGGCGTGCTCGAGAGCGAGGGCCGCATCACCCGCATCGCCCCCGACCTCTACTACGCGCGCGGCGCCGCGGAGGAGGCGAAGGCGATCGTGGTCGAGCATTGCCGCCGGCACGGCGACATCACGGCCGCCACGTTTCGTGACCTGATCGGCGCGAGCCGCAAGTTCGCGATCGCCTTCCTCGACTGGTGCGACCGGACCGGCGTCACCGTCCGCGTCGGCGACCTGCGCAAGCTGCGCCGCTAG
- the selD gene encoding selenide, water dikinase SelD: MAEGRSGSHTRPELFRLTERARASGUAGKLGPADLSRILAGLPQVVHPDLLVGTSTADDAGVFRIAPDLALVQTVDFFTPIVDDPFEFGTIAAANALSDVYAMGGEPRTALNIACFPQQGVPLEVLREILRGGLAKAEEAGVVVVGGHTVVDDEIKFGMAVTGFVHPDRILRNVGARPGDALVLTKPLGTGIVATAIKHGAGTAAEHAAAVATMAALNGPAARVLGAFAVHACTDVTGFGLLGHAYEMAHGSDARLAFTAERLPLLPGARRLAAEGHLTGGCRRNRDWLADKVRVAPRLPADLVEAAFDPQTSGGLLAALSETDAARALAALAAAGVAAVVVGSVEARAAGPWVELR, from the coding sequence ATGGCCGAAGGTCGGAGCGGCTCGCATACGCGGCCGGAGCTCTTCCGGCTGACCGAGCGGGCCCGTGCGTCCGGTTGAGCCGGCAAGCTGGGTCCGGCGGACCTGTCGCGCATCCTCGCGGGGCTGCCGCAAGTCGTGCACCCCGATCTGCTGGTCGGCACCTCGACGGCCGACGACGCCGGGGTGTTCCGCATCGCTCCCGACCTGGCGCTGGTGCAGACCGTCGACTTCTTCACGCCCATCGTCGACGATCCCTTCGAGTTCGGGACGATCGCCGCCGCCAACGCGCTCTCGGACGTCTACGCGATGGGCGGCGAGCCACGGACCGCGCTCAACATCGCGTGCTTCCCCCAGCAGGGTGTCCCGCTCGAGGTGCTGCGCGAGATCCTGCGTGGCGGGCTCGCCAAGGCGGAGGAAGCGGGCGTCGTGGTGGTCGGCGGCCACACGGTGGTCGACGACGAGATCAAGTTCGGGATGGCGGTGACGGGATTCGTGCACCCCGACCGCATCCTGCGCAACGTGGGTGCGCGGCCGGGCGACGCGCTCGTCCTCACCAAGCCGCTCGGGACGGGCATCGTCGCAACGGCCATCAAGCACGGGGCGGGCACGGCGGCGGAGCACGCCGCCGCGGTGGCAACGATGGCGGCGCTCAACGGTCCCGCGGCGCGGGTGCTCGGCGCCTTCGCCGTGCACGCGTGCACCGACGTGACCGGGTTCGGCCTCCTCGGCCACGCCTACGAGATGGCGCACGGCAGCGACGCCCGCCTGGCCTTCACGGCCGAGCGCCTTCCCCTCCTCCCCGGGGCGCGCCGCCTCGCCGCGGAGGGTCATCTGACGGGTGGCTGCCGGCGGAACCGCGACTGGCTGGCCGACAAGGTCCGCGTCGCGCCCAGGCTGCCGGCGGACCTCGTCGAGGCGGCGTTCGACCCGCAGACGTCGGGCGGGCTCCTCGCCGCGCTGTCCGAGACGGATGCGGCGCGTGCGCTCGCCGCGCTCGCGGCCGCCGGGGTGGCGGCGGTCGTCGTGGGCAGCGTCGAAGCGCGCGCCGCGGGACCCTGGGTCGAGCTTCGCTGA